CCAAATTTCCATCATGAAGGAACAAGAATAAACTTTGTACCCCCGACATCACCCAAGTTGGTAGCTTTTTTCTGTTACCCTTATACACTTCTCATGCAGAATCATTGACACTGTCGTCCATGTTCTCATGACCTAAGTTGGTATCTAGCATTCTTTGATTCCCATGCACCACCTTTTGCGTTCATCCCAAACATAGGAGCCGACGTGCATTATCTATTACACgtgccaaaagacagaagcttcCACCCTCGGATAGTTTGCAGTCCGACCCACCCAGCATTGTAGTCTTGAGCCCGGAAATTAAAGATCACGGGTCAAGCAGGAACAACGTACAAGTCTCCCTTCTTTTTGACCCAATCCTTTTTAACCCGGAACTTTGCGAGCTGACTTCCGAGGACCACAAAAAGGCATCCCAAATACatacaaaaatattgaaaacaagAGCAGCACAAAGGAAAGAATCTAATCCTGCCTTCCATCTTAATATTGTATCATTGATTCGTGCCCCACCTCACAGAAAAATATATACCAAGGATCGATCATGCCGTTTCTGGTCAGCCAATGTCAAGTCAGCAAGATCGAATCATACAACATAAACGGTTCACGGCCAATCATGAGCTGCCAAGTAAGCAAGATCGACTGGAAAAAAATTGCCACGGCTACGTACGTGTTGGTAATGCACTGGAGGACTTTGGTGCTCGGGTGTATCTCATGCACACCTAAACACCTCCCTGGTACAGAACTCCACGGAAGAAGGTAGCCATGTTACGTCCGTTAATAATCTCCGTGACAGAAAGCAGAAGCAGCGGCATAGCGCGCTGGAATCCCAAGCGTGGAGGCCTGAGTCATGCACGGTGCAATGGACCTCGCGACTTAGTACAATAACCACCACTTGATCGTTTTCAGGCTTAAATAGCGAAGGATATTCTTGCCATTTGCACCACCGTGACAATGACACGTTGGAAAAGAATAGAAACGAAATCCCCAAGCTCACCCTGGTTTGGAAATGGCTGGGGGAGATATTTGGGAAGTGGATTAGCATTCATAGAAGTAATTAAATACAGAGATTACAACCCACTGTATTGCTGTAGTCCACTGTTATCCCTGTTCCCATGCAACCTTCCACCTTTGGGCGCCCTCTGCCTTGTAGCCTTCCAATTATATATAGCTCAGGGAAACCCCCCCTTCTTTCATGCATCTCCTTGAGaaccctcctctcctccgccTTCCCTACAGCCAACTCCATTTCCAGAACTCCTCTGTTTTGCCATCCTTTCTCAAAGCCATGGTGGTCTTAGCAAATCAGGTAGACCAAATATCCCTTCTGGGCGCTCCAAAACCCGACGCTTACTTCTCCGGAATCCCCGTCATCAACCTCGCCGAGACAGGCTCTGCAGACGCCATAGTCAAGGCCTGTCAAGAGTTTGGCTTCTTCAAAGTTATTAACCATGGGATTCCCATTGATATCATGGCAAAATTGGAGGAGGAGGCTGTCAAATTCTTCTCCCTGCCTCAGGTGGAGAAGGAGAAGTCTGGTCCTCCCAACCCATTTGGCTATGGAAACAAGAGTATCGGGCCTAATGGTGATGTCGGTTGGGTGGAGTACCTCCTCTTTGCGGTCACCTCCAAGCCCTTCTCTTACACGTCAATGCCCGTTCTTCAAGAACCATCGGCGATCTCGTTCCGGTGGGAACAAAGAGAAAATATAATGTTCTGTTCTCAGAGCTCTTCTTTTTTCCGCGCCCCTTATCTCTAATCATTGTTTTCTATTGCTCGTCTATTGCTTGCAGCTCTGCTTTGAATGAATACATATCAGCAGCGAGGAAGCTGGCTTCTGAGGTGCTGGAGTTGATGGCTGAAGGACTGAAGATTGAGCCAAGGAATGTTTTCAGTAAGCTTGTGATGGATGAAacgagtgatgaaatctttAGGCTTAATCATTACCCTCCTTGCCCTCTCCTTCAAGGGCTCAACTGCAGCTTGACTGGGTTTGGGGAGCACACTGATCCACAGATCATCTCAGTCTTGAGATCAAACGACACCCAAGGCCTTGAGATTGCTCTGAGGGATGGAAGCTGGGTCTCAGTCCCTTCAGACCAGGagtccttcttcatcaatataGGCGATTCCTTGCAGGTAATTTCCCATTCCAACCTCCACTTAACTTTTCCCACGCTTGAGCAgagaagaaacttaaaaagataaaaattgacatgttctttCTGTTTTAAAGCCACTCTGAGTATTGACCAGAACTCCAGGTTAGTTATTGTAGCCCTGTGTCTCTCTGGTTTTCCTTGGCGAATGGAATGAACCAAAGACGAAAACATCTTATGTTCTAATTTTAAGATCCATAAGGTGGTTCAGCATAGTGGTTTGTTACAGTTTTAGTTCCTTGGTGTTCTTGGTATTTTCTTTATGCATATTTGATGTTTttgttgctgctgctgttgttgtTTACAGGTTATGACAAATGGGAGGTTCAAGAGTGTAAGGCACAGAGTTCTGGCCAATGGTTTGAAATCTAGGGTCTCCATGATATACTTTGGAGGGCCACCCCAGACACAGAGGATTGCACCCTTGACACAGCTGATGGGAGAAGGGGAGCAGAGCCTCTACAGGGAGTTCACATGGGAGGAGTACAAGAAGGCTGCCTATAAATCAAGGCTGGCTGACTACAGGCTTGGCCAGTTTGAGAAgtagtgggggggggggggggggggggggggaggtcaTTGGTGACATGTTTTGATTCCGTGCTAGCTTTCCTACCTCGGGCTGGTTGGTTGGTCTGGCACGGTGACCCAAGCCAGTGTTAGCCAAAGATAGAAATAGAAAAGgtttttcatttctttcttccctttttttttttgtcataacttcttcctttcctttgctCTTGTTCTCTCCTCGACCCTTTATACAAAGTCTTGTATGTAAAGGGCCTTTTCCCTTTCGAATAGATATGGTTTGTTAAGGAAAGATGTTTAAGCGCTATAGCATCTTCCAAAAGCAAGCAGTGCTGTTTCGCAGCCTTTTGCCATTGTTTGTTTGAGCTTGATGGACACAAGAGAAATGGTTTGGGAGGTGGGGACAATAGTCACAAGTTTAGTGGGTGGGAAAGTTCACCTTCAAAATTCAAGCAGAGATCTCGCCAAAAGTTTCAGGAAAAACCTTGGATAAGATACTCCAAaactgaaagaaaaaaaaaaagagaggagaaataTGATGTTATCAATACACTAACAAGGAGGAAGGCATAAGAATGAACATTAGTAACCCATGGCGTCAGTGGTTTGCAATTCATGGGATTTTCTTCAGTTTGTCATGAATAATTCataaataaaattgtaaaatttgtatttgatggcAGTTATCGAAGAAACTGATTTGGAAAACAATTTGGCAAATTATATCCAGATAATAATAACAACCATGAATAATTTTTCTCTGAGCAATGAAATCAATGGTTATCTTAGTTTTGCCTCTTCTAGCATTTCTGTAGTAAGTCATGAACAGTAGTAAATAAAATTATAGATACATATTGGATATTACTTATTGATGAAACATCTCATCAGAAAACATTTTGgtttctagcaaaaaaaaaaaaaaacattttggtAAATTATCCAGGTAATAAAACAACCATGAACAATAAACAGCATACAGTAGATAGGACCAATGGATATCTTTTTGCTTCTGAGCAATGAAACCAATGGTTAACTTGGTTTTTCCAGTTTTAGCATCTGGACCCCGACCACCAGCAGACACTAGTTAGACCAATGGCTATCTTTTTTGCTTTCCGAGCAACGAAACCAATGGTTATCTTAGTATTGCCTATTTTAGCATGTACactgcttctctctctctccccgaaATCCAATCCAGGTACTGCCATAAAAGCTGGTCCTTGGGAAGGAGATGGAGCAGCCTTTTAAACGAGAGGAGAAGAGGGGTTGTGCATGCGCATCTATGGTGGCGACTCTCTGAAACAAGGGTCGTACAGCAGGAGAAAAAGGAGAGGTGAGTGGCAAAGGGACCCACACAAGGGAATCAAGTGGGCCATAAGAAGCGCAGTCAGATTAATGGGGTCATTCCTGGTCAATGGTGAAAGTAAAAACTGTGTACCGAACTACGAATGTTCATAAACGCACCATCAGGGGACTTCCTTCAGACCATTGGCCATAACCTCTGAGGAACTGTTCCCGGTGCAGGGAATCGATGCTATCGAGGGCCCTGGCCCTCGCCGCTGTATCACTGCAAGTCCTCAAGGCAAAATTTCTTTGCATAAGGTCAGACTCTTGAACTTCTTTACCGTCTTTCTAAGCCCCAGGACTGCGCACTATCAAGGGACTTCCTTCAGACCGGTGGCCATAACCTCCAAGGATCTGTTTCTGGTGCAGGAAATCAATGCTATCAGAGGGCCCTGGCCCATGCCACTGTACCACTGCAAGTCCTCGAGACAAGATTTCTTTGTATAAGGTCCGACTCTGAGCTTTCTTACCTTCTTTCTAAGCCCGGGACTGCGCACTATCAGAGGACTTCCTTCAGACCGTTGGCCATAACCTCTAAGGTGCGGGGAATCCATGCTATCAGAGGGCCCTGGCCCATGCCACTCTATCACTGCAAGTCCTCAAGACAAAATATCTTTGTATAAGGTCCGACTCTCTTCTTTTTTACCTTCTTTTTGAGCCCAGGACTGACTCCCCTCCTGCAGCACCTCTTAAAAGTTTCATTTTCACGGCACGTATTCGAGTGTTCTCATAAACTACAATATTTAATCATAGTATCATATAGAAACTAtcagctagttttttttttttttttttttttgttggtacaTCAGCTGCTCATACTAATTAGTAATCTCGCATAAGCACAGCTAGCTGAATCAATGGGAAAAAAGCGACACAGTGACGAAGGAACAGAATCATGCCGAGTCCAGAGGATCTCTTCAGAATGTTGGGCAGCAAATAGGGCGACCTAATCAGCAGCTTTGTTCACCTCACGATACACATGCACAGCCTGGAAAGCACTACACTTCCTCAGTAGCCGGTGGATGTCGCCTAGTAACAGGTGCTCTGCCCTTTCTCCTCCAGTATGCGCTCAATCACCACGGCTGAGTCCCCCTTAAGGAAGATATACCCAGCCTCTAACACATGCCTCGCATAAGAGAATCCCTCCCACGCTGGCCTGAGCTTTGCCCCAAAAGCTAATGCCTCGAAAGTATGTCCGCCCCCCCACCTACCCACATGGAATCGCAGTCCCTAATCACACATGCAACTCCAGCATTGTCTCCACCAGCAAACAgactaccatcaaaattcaccttgaGATGGCCAGGGGGTGGGGGCTTCCAAGAAACAAGAACATACATGGGCACTACAATAGCAGAGAGGGAGTCCCAGATATCCCGAGCCATTTTAGATGAATCAGCCTCGGTAGCCTTAGTAACTTTCCCGGCCTGACGGAGAGATCTTTCTACAACAGTCCTCAGGGGTGCCCTCCTATCCT
This portion of the Phoenix dactylifera cultivar Barhee BC4 chromosome 11, palm_55x_up_171113_PBpolish2nd_filt_p, whole genome shotgun sequence genome encodes:
- the LOC103709450 gene encoding gibberellin 2-beta-dioxygenase 3-like, translating into MHLLENPPLLRLPYSQLHFQNSSVLPSFLKAMVVLANQVDQISLLGAPKPDAYFSGIPVINLAETGSADAIVKACQEFGFFKVINHGIPIDIMAKLEEEAVKFFSLPQVEKEKSGPPNPFGYGNKSIGPNGDVGWVEYLLFAVTSKPFSYTSMPVLQEPSAISFRSALNEYISAARKLASEVLELMAEGLKIEPRNVFSKLVMDETSDEIFRLNHYPPCPLLQGLNCSLTGFGEHTDPQIISVLRSNDTQGLEIALRDGSWVSVPSDQESFFINIGDSLQVMTNGRFKSVRHRVLANGLKSRVSMIYFGGPPQTQRIAPLTQLMGEGEQSLYREFTWEEYKKAAYKSRLADYRLGQFEK